Below is a genomic region from Granulicella sp. L56.
AGGGCGCATGCGGCTCCGCCTGATACCAATAGGCAACCGAGTAGTAATTATCAGAACGATGGTTGGCATGACCATGCTCAATCGTTGCCTTGATCGATTCACTGAAAGGGATGGGAGCATCAAAATGAAAACGATAGACGCTCGATCTTCCACCCGCCAATTCGTCACCTACAACAGGTGCACCATATAGAGAATAGGAGAAGGATTGCCCGCCAAAATCCCACGCGCCCAAAAAATAATCCTCACTGCCAGTGCCACTAATTGAAGAAAGCTTTGCTCCATCTATAAAGAACATGTCATCGCCCTCGCCCCACCATCCGTCCTGATTCTGTAGTACGGACATGGTGACGCCGACATACTGGCCATGGCCCTTTGCGTCGAGCCAGACATAATTATCTTTTCCGTCTAAATTAGTCTTGTTGTTCGTGAGCGGCACATAATTATTCGGCCAATCATTTGTCCACCCATGATTGGGTTGGGCTTGCCGATACTGCGCGTGAAAATATAGAGTTCCCTCGGAGAGTGGATGTGATTCCGTACGATAGTCGACGTTGTAATAAAGGCTATCGATCGGCTCCTTCCCTTCATTGGTAACTGTAATCCGTGCGTGATGTCGATACGGCATCGGAAAGTAACTGTTCAAGGCCTTGATACTACCAACGGAGAGCATCTCGGATTGCCAGTTGTGGTAAGTGCCCAATCCAAGGCCGAAGAAATCCCCGATGGGGGCTTCCACGCTGGGCGTCGCTTCTCCATCCCAATAGATACGCAAGACGATGCGCTTGAGATGGTACGCTTCCCGATCGTTAATCGTGAACCAGATGTGCGAGATCGTCCCCGGCCCATCCGTATCCAGGACAGTGTAGGTAGCGCCTGGAGCAACGGTACGAAAATCAGCATTCCCGCCAGTGGGATCAGCACTGGAAGTGCGATGCAAGATATAGGTCTGCTGTTGAGTTATATCTGGCTGCCAGTTCTGCGACTGCGCCATCGCCATGGAGCTGGCAGCCAATAGAAAAAGAGCAGCAATTTTCATCATTATTACCTCATCAAATTTGAAATGAATTTTAGTCAATACCTAAACTGGTCTGCAGATGCTCGAGAGATATATTGCTGGTCTCTGGGTAATAGAACAGGACGAGGAAGAAGTCGAGCACCATCATCGCTGCGAAGAATATGAACGGATAAGCGCCGGAAGACACAGCCATCAGAGGAAATACCAGCGAGATGGCGGCATTGGTTACCCAGTGCGACGAACTGCCAAGGCTCTGGCCTTTCGATCGGACCCGAGTCGGAAATACCTCGCTGATATAGACCCAGACAACGGCACCTTGAGACACCGCGAAGAAGGCGATGTAGATCATGAGGAGCCATACAAGCCAGTCGAGGTGTTTATGGGTGAGAAAGACATAAGAGACTGCGGACAGACATAGCGCAAGCCCAGCAGTGCCAAATAGCAACAGCTTCTTGCGGCCAATTTTGTCAATCACCGACATGGCAAGCAAGGTGGCGACGAGATTGGCGGCGCCAACAGCTACAGCCTGCAAATCGCCAGATACCTTGGAAGCTCCGGCCAGAGCAAAAATATCGTTCAAATAATAGAGGATGGCATTGATCCCCGATAGCTGGCAGAACATGCCTACTGTAATGGCAAGAAACACCGGGAGCCGATACCGTTTGGAGAATAAGGGATCGGCCGAAACAGATCGCTCCAAATGGATCGAGGCAACGATCTCATCAAGATCCTCCTTCGGGTTTGGGATGCCGGTGAGACGAAGCACATTGAGCGCCTCTTCCAGTTTCATCTGCATAGCAAGCCAGCGCGGGCTGCGCGGAATGCCAAACAGTGCAACCAGAAAAAGAACCGCGGGCAACCCCGAGATCCCCAATTGCCAGCGCCACTCATGCGCCCCCAGATGCATCATGCCAATCAAGAAATTAGAGACATAGGCAAGCAAAATTCCGACAACTATATTGACCTGGAAAAATCCGACCAGTCGCCCCCTCCATTCGGTTGGAGCAATCTCGGCGATATACATTGGTCCTAATACAGATGATCCACCGATGCCGACGCCTCCAATGAAGCGAAAGAAGATCAATGCCGGCCAACTCCAGGCAAACGCGCATCCCAGTGCGGAGATAATGTAAAAGACAGCCATCGCGCGAAGGCTATCTCGGCGGCCAAATCGCTGCCCGGGTATGCCTGCTGCCATTGCGCCAATAACCGTACCCACTAGCGCGCTTGATACGGTGACTCCAAGCAGCGCGGGGGAAAGATGGTAGACCTGCGTTAAAGCATGCGTGGTGCCGGAAATAACCGCTGTATCGAATCCAAACAACAGGCCGCCAAGTGCGCCTACCATAGTGCTTTTGATTACATGAGAATTGATCGTCATTTAAGCTCCGGTACTTCGCTTGCAATCTTACGCAATGTGGGCAAGACATGCCCAATGCATGCAGCAGGCGCGTCCTGCGTTCCAAGCGAAAAATAAAGTTCGCGATAAAGAGAATAAAGTTCGTCATATACCGAGGCTTCGTGCTCATCGGGAAGAAATATGTTGTGAGACGGGCAGAGTGCATCCTGGGCCTCTTCGATTGAGGCATAGTCACCGCTGGCCACAAAAGCAAAGATTGCCGAACCCAAGCTAGTGACGTCTCCAGAGGGCACAAGAACAGGCTTGTTCAACACATTCGCGTAAATTTGGTTCAGTACATTATTTTTTCGAGGAATACCGCCGCCATTAATAATGCGCTTCACCGGCGCACCTCCCTCTTCCATTCGTTCCAGGATGATGCGCGTGTGGAACGCAGTTCCCTCAATCGCGGCGAAGAGCTCGTCCTTTGCAGTGCTCATCAAATTCCACCCAAAAGTGACACCGCCAAGATTTGGGTTTACCAGAACCGTGCGGTCGCCGTTGTCCCACGTCATCCGTAGAAGTCCTGTCTGCCCGGCACGGTAGCTGTTGAGCCCCTCCATGAGAGTGTGGACATCCATACCTGCCCGACCAGCAATGCTGTCGAAGATGTCGCCCACCGCGGACAAGCCTGCTTCAATACCAACGTATCCAGGTAGTACCGAGCCCGGCACAACTCCGCACACCCCTGGCACAAGTGTCTGCTGTTCGCTTACTCCGATGATGCAGGTCGAGGTGCCGATGACATTCACCACATCGCCAAGTCGAATGTTAGCGGCAATCGCATCCCAGTGCGCGTCCAGCGCTCCAACCGGAATCGGAATGCCAGCACGTAGGCCAAGCCGCTCGGCCCATGCACCGCTCAGGTGTCCGGCAATTCGATCTGAAGTTTCATAGCGTCCTTCAAGCTTCTCCCTTATTCCTGAAAAAAGCGGGTCAATAGAGCTAAGAAATTCTGCTGAGGGCAACCCACCCCATTTGGCATTCCACATCCACTTGTGCCCCATCGCACACACGCTGCGTGGCAAATTGATGACGGAGGTGGATCCGCATAGCGTCGCAACCACCATGTCACAGTTTTCAAGAGCAGTGGCGAAGCGTTCGCGCTTTTCAGGATTGTTTCGCAGCCAATGCAACAGCTTGGAGAATCCCCACTCCGACGAATAGGTTCCACCGCACCAATCGATGGCTTCAAGTCCCCGCGCGTGGGCGGCAGCCGTAATCTCCTGCGCTTCACGCCATGCCCGGTGATCGCACCACAGATAGTAATCATCGAGCGGCTGCAGGTCTTCTCCGACAGGAATGACGCTGGATCCTGTAGTGTCGATTGCGAGCGCTTTCACCGTGTCGCCACTTACATTCCCTGCATCGAGCGCCTTTCGCATCGCACTTTCGAGTGCATTCATCTGCGCCGCATGGCTCTGCGTGGCAAAATTAGGATCATGAGCTACACGGTTCAGCGGATACTCCGCGACTCCGGATGCCAGTCTTCCCACCTTCTTGTCAAAGAGCGATACGCGAACGCTCAAAGTTCCAAAATCAACACCCGCAACAATACTCACAAACCTGCTCCTGATTGGTAGATCAATGCTTGCTCATTCCTGGCCGAAGCTGACGGCACCGCATAAATGGACCTTCACACCCAGTTCCTGGAACATGGCAGATTTGACGGCAAGCGCTTCAGAAGCGGCCTTCGCGTCGGGAGCATACGCAATACTGACGTGATTTGCTCTGTGTCTCGCCATAAACGAATCGCGTGAAATTCCATCGAACGTCGCACTCACCATGGGCCATTGAATCGTCGTCTGCTGCCAACGGCGCATCGTCTCCTCATCGGGCAATTTGACTACCTCACCGAGACCAATATCCACATGCAACGCATTGCCCTCAACAAACACACGGCTCCAGACAATCTTTCCCGGTTTGCCAACGCCCTTCAATGTTCCTCCGCCCAAAGGGAAATACATTGGAGGCTGCCGCTCGCTGGACGCTCCACGATAGCCATCTACAAAGTGGTTCGCGGGAGCGGCCCCTGAGATTTGTAATACCCAAACGAAATTGTCGATACCAGCACCTTGATAGTGCTCGCCCCAACGCAGATCATGGAGCGTAGTCGAAGGATCCAGCTTCAGGGCCGTCCAGCAGCGATTCGTCACCAGGGCATCCAACCCAGCGCACTCATCCACTTCATTGAAGTGAGGAAGCGGGGCGCCTGCATATAGCTCCTTATCGGACTGCGCGCCGTGTACAGGCGGCCGGTCAGCATTATTGAGCAAGCCTTCCACGAGATCCGATGCAGGAACCATGTCTTTCAAACCCTGCTGATACTGAATACCAATTGCATCGCAACCAAATTCATCTGCCATACGAACCGCTGCAATGTACATCTTGCACTGTTCATGAATCTGCGCGTCGGTAAGCTCGGTCTTTTCGTCCTTGCCGGTAACGAAACGTACCCCCTTCGCATCCAGCCATTGCCTTACACCTTTGGCATCGTCATCTGAAATAGTACGCATCCGCGCCACGAGTGCAGATTGGCTAAGTCGCTCTTTAAACACTCCTGATGCATTGAGTAATTCGTCATCAATAATTGCGTTGTACATTCCCATGCACCCCTCATCGAAGACACCGAGAATGGCTTTTCGCTTCTGAAGGGCCTGTGCAAGTTTTCTGCCTCGATTCGCTGCATCGATAGGCAATGCACCGACATCCAGAT
It encodes:
- a CDS encoding glycoside hydrolase family 172 protein, translating into MMKIAALFLLAASSMAMAQSQNWQPDITQQQTYILHRTSSADPTGGNADFRTVAPGATYTVLDTDGPGTISHIWFTINDREAYHLKRIVLRIYWDGEATPSVEAPIGDFFGLGLGTYHNWQSEMLSVGSIKALNSYFPMPYRHHARITVTNEGKEPIDSLYYNVDYRTESHPLSEGTLYFHAQYRQAQPNHGWTNDWPNNYVPLTNNKTNLDGKDNYVWLDAKGHGQYVGVTMSVLQNQDGWWGEGDDMFFIDGAKLSSISGTGSEDYFLGAWDFGGQSFSYSLYGAPVVGDELAGGRSSVYRFHFDAPIPFSESIKATIEHGHANHRSDNYYSVAYWYQAEPHAPFPALPPIDQRIPALQMVGGPGNGSGSR
- a CDS encoding sugar porter family MFS transporter, with protein sequence MTINSHVIKSTMVGALGGLLFGFDTAVISGTTHALTQVYHLSPALLGVTVSSALVGTVIGAMAAGIPGQRFGRRDSLRAMAVFYIISALGCAFAWSWPALIFFRFIGGVGIGGSSVLGPMYIAEIAPTEWRGRLVGFFQVNIVVGILLAYVSNFLIGMMHLGAHEWRWQLGISGLPAVLFLVALFGIPRSPRWLAMQMKLEEALNVLRLTGIPNPKEDLDEIVASIHLERSVSADPLFSKRYRLPVFLAITVGMFCQLSGINAILYYLNDIFALAGASKVSGDLQAVAVGAANLVATLLAMSVIDKIGRKKLLLFGTAGLALCLSAVSYVFLTHKHLDWLVWLLMIYIAFFAVSQGAVVWVYISEVFPTRVRSKGQSLGSSSHWVTNAAISLVFPLMAVSSGAYPFIFFAAMMVLDFFLVLFYYPETSNISLEHLQTSLGID
- a CDS encoding ribulokinase, translating into MSIVAGVDFGTLSVRVSLFDKKVGRLASGVAEYPLNRVAHDPNFATQSHAAQMNALESAMRKALDAGNVSGDTVKALAIDTTGSSVIPVGEDLQPLDDYYLWCDHRAWREAQEITAAAHARGLEAIDWCGGTYSSEWGFSKLLHWLRNNPEKRERFATALENCDMVVATLCGSTSVINLPRSVCAMGHKWMWNAKWGGLPSAEFLSSIDPLFSGIREKLEGRYETSDRIAGHLSGAWAERLGLRAGIPIPVGALDAHWDAIAANIRLGDVVNVIGTSTCIIGVSEQQTLVPGVCGVVPGSVLPGYVGIEAGLSAVGDIFDSIAGRAGMDVHTLMEGLNSYRAGQTGLLRMTWDNGDRTVLVNPNLGGVTFGWNLMSTAKDELFAAIEGTAFHTRIILERMEEGGAPVKRIINGGGIPRKNNVLNQIYANVLNKPVLVPSGDVTSLGSAIFAFVASGDYASIEEAQDALCPSHNIFLPDEHEASVYDELYSLYRELYFSLGTQDAPAACIGHVLPTLRKIASEVPELK
- a CDS encoding fucose isomerase, producing MSASRVDMPVKEVVLITSGDLRLSANQVCWPAQEELERKLTKCFANEGVVVKRAFPVDARAGHGFISSQRMGMDIFSSIDPDANLVFATAAWQYSHHVLPGMRSHRGSILTVANWSGQWPGLVGLLNLNGSLIKAGVKFNSLWSEDFTDEYFLLGVREWIKKGKVTHDLSHVRDLDVGALPIDAANRGRKLAQALQKRKAILGVFDEGCMGMYNAIIDDELLNASGVFKERLSQSALVARMRTISDDDAKGVRQWLDAKGVRFVTGKDEKTELTDAQIHEQCKMYIAAVRMADEFGCDAIGIQYQQGLKDMVPASDLVEGLLNNADRPPVHGAQSDKELYAGAPLPHFNEVDECAGLDALVTNRCWTALKLDPSTTLHDLRWGEHYQGAGIDNFVWVLQISGAAPANHFVDGYRGASSERQPPMYFPLGGGTLKGVGKPGKIVWSRVFVEGNALHVDIGLGEVVKLPDEETMRRWQQTTIQWPMVSATFDGISRDSFMARHRANHVSIAYAPDAKAASEALAVKSAMFQELGVKVHLCGAVSFGQE